In the genome of Staphylococcus durrellii, one region contains:
- a CDS encoding NupC/NupG family nucleoside CNT transporter gives MFLVINIIGLLVFLAIAVIFSRNRKDIQWKSIIILVIVNVILAWFFIYFPWGKAVVQSLANAIAWVIQSAHAGTGFAFASWVGQKNMDMAVSALFPILLIVPLFDVLMYFNILPRVIGWIGWLLAKITRQPKFESFFGIEMMFLGNTEALAVSSEQLKRMNEARVLTVAMMSMSSVSGAIVGAYVAMVPGDLVLTAIPLNIINAIIVSAILNPVRIEEQNDVIYSIKNNELEKQPFFSFLGDSVLNAGKLILIIIAFVISFVALSDLIDRLINALTGVISTWVGLKGSFGLDQILGVFMYPFALLLGLPFDEAWIVAQQMAKKIVTNEFVVMGQIKDVIGSYSPHRRAVITTFLISFANFSTIGMIVGTLKGIVDKKTSDFVSQYVPMLLLAGILVSLMTAGFVGLFAW, from the coding sequence ATGTTTTTAGTAATTAATATAATTGGATTGCTAGTATTTTTAGCAATTGCAGTAATTTTTTCTAGAAATCGTAAAGATATACAGTGGAAATCAATTATTATTTTAGTTATCGTCAATGTCATTTTGGCATGGTTCTTTATTTATTTCCCGTGGGGGAAGGCGGTCGTCCAAAGTTTAGCTAATGCCATTGCTTGGGTTATACAATCCGCTCATGCGGGAACAGGTTTTGCTTTTGCAAGCTGGGTGGGTCAAAAAAATATGGATATGGCAGTAAGTGCTTTATTCCCTATTTTACTTATAGTACCACTATTTGATGTTCTAATGTATTTTAATATCTTACCACGTGTGATTGGTTGGATAGGTTGGCTATTGGCTAAAATTACTAGACAGCCTAAATTTGAATCATTCTTCGGTATCGAAATGATGTTTTTAGGTAACACAGAAGCCTTAGCGGTTTCTAGTGAACAATTGAAAAGAATGAACGAGGCGCGTGTACTTACAGTAGCCATGATGTCTATGAGTTCAGTATCTGGTGCTATCGTAGGGGCGTATGTAGCGATGGTACCCGGAGATTTAGTGCTTACGGCTATACCGCTAAATATAATAAATGCGATTATAGTGTCAGCCATATTAAATCCGGTACGTATTGAGGAACAAAATGACGTCATTTATAGTATTAAAAATAATGAGCTTGAAAAACAACCATTTTTCTCATTCTTAGGTGATTCCGTTTTAAATGCAGGTAAATTGATTTTAATCATAATTGCATTCGTAATTAGTTTTGTGGCATTGTCAGATTTAATCGACCGTTTAATTAACGCGTTGACAGGCGTTATCAGTACATGGGTAGGATTGAAGGGTAGTTTTGGTCTGGATCAGATATTAGGCGTCTTCATGTATCCATTTGCCTTACTACTTGGCTTGCCTTTTGATGAAGCATGGATTGTAGCACAACAAATGGCTAAGAAAATTGTGACAAATGAGTTCGTAGTTATGGGACAAATTAAAGATGTTATCGGTTCTTACTCGCCACATAGACGTGCAGTGATTACGACTTTCTTAATATCATTTGCCAACTTCTCAACAATTGGTATGATTGTTGGTACGTTAAAAGGCATTGTAGACAAAAAGACTTCAGACTTTGTCTCTCAATACGTACCAATGTTACTGTTAGCAGGTATTTTAGTATCGCTAATGACAGCAGGATTTGTCGGATTATTTGCTTGGTAA
- a CDS encoding ABC transporter ATP-binding protein: protein MQANPLFYLFKKINWPTLLIIVAVIISSLGSITGLVVPAFTGKLVDNFSFDSMNWNFIMLFIGVFILNAILSGVGLYLLSKIGEKIIYAIRSLLWQHIIHLKMPFFDQNESGQLMSRLTDDTKVINEFISQKLPNLLPSAITIIGSFIMLFIMDWKMTLLTFITIPVFVIIMIPLGKVMQNVSKKTQTEIANFSGLLGRVLTEMRLVKVSNTEEAELDNAHRNLNRIYDLGLKQAKITAIIQPLSGLIMLLTIAIILGFGALRIASGAISAGTLIAMIFYVVQLSSPLVNLSTLVTDYKKAVGASARIYEIMQEPLEVMHVENANIIAGSTLEFNQVDFKYDVKSILDDVNFEIPSGKVTAFVGPSGSGKSTIFNIIERMYDIDSGRVAYGDDSIYDMPLAEWRNKIGYVMQSNAMMNGTIKDNILYGINREVSTAELVKYAKLANCDDFIMNLEQGYDTLVGERGVKLSGGQRQRIDIARSFVKNPDILLLDEATANLDSESESKIQEALEELMTNRTTVVIAHRLSTIRKADQIVFIDKGRVTGVGNHETLINTHEKYQQFVTTQNLNSN from the coding sequence ATGCAAGCTAATCCATTGTTCTATTTATTTAAAAAAATTAACTGGCCAACATTGTTAATAATCGTTGCCGTTATTATTTCTTCTTTAGGTAGTATTACAGGCTTGGTTGTCCCAGCGTTTACAGGAAAATTAGTAGATAATTTTTCTTTTGACAGTATGAATTGGAATTTCATTATGTTGTTTATTGGTGTGTTTATACTTAACGCAATTTTAAGTGGGGTTGGTCTTTACCTATTAAGCAAAATTGGCGAAAAAATAATTTATGCCATTCGTTCACTGTTATGGCAACATATTATTCATTTGAAAATGCCATTTTTTGATCAAAATGAAAGTGGTCAATTAATGAGCCGTTTAACGGATGACACCAAAGTAATTAATGAATTTATTTCTCAAAAATTACCTAACCTGTTACCCTCAGCAATTACGATTATCGGTTCTTTTATTATGTTATTTATTATGGATTGGAAGATGACATTGTTGACGTTTATAACAATTCCAGTATTTGTCATAATTATGATTCCATTAGGTAAAGTAATGCAAAATGTTTCCAAAAAAACACAAACAGAGATTGCCAATTTTAGTGGGTTACTAGGACGTGTGTTGACTGAGATGCGTTTAGTTAAAGTTTCAAATACTGAAGAGGCTGAATTAGATAATGCACATCGAAATCTAAATAGAATTTATGATTTAGGTTTGAAGCAGGCAAAAATTACTGCGATTATCCAACCATTATCTGGGCTAATCATGCTATTGACGATTGCGATTATTTTAGGTTTTGGTGCCTTACGTATTGCTTCAGGTGCTATATCGGCTGGTACATTGATCGCGATGATATTTTACGTCGTTCAGCTATCCTCGCCATTAGTGAATTTATCTACATTAGTTACTGATTACAAAAAGGCGGTCGGTGCGAGTGCCAGAATATATGAAATCATGCAAGAGCCACTAGAAGTTATGCATGTCGAAAATGCTAACATTATTGCAGGTAGTACATTGGAATTTAATCAGGTTGATTTTAAGTATGATGTTAAATCTATTTTAGATGATGTAAATTTTGAAATTCCATCAGGCAAAGTTACAGCTTTTGTTGGTCCTTCAGGTTCGGGGAAAAGTACGATTTTTAATATTATAGAACGTATGTATGATATTGATTCAGGTAGAGTTGCATATGGAGATGACTCAATTTATGATATGCCATTGGCTGAATGGCGCAATAAAATTGGTTATGTAATGCAATCTAATGCGATGATGAATGGTACTATTAAAGACAATATATTATATGGAATTAATCGTGAAGTCTCTACAGCAGAATTAGTTAAATATGCCAAATTAGCCAACTGTGATGATTTTATTATGAATTTAGAGCAAGGGTATGACACGTTGGTAGGAGAACGGGGCGTGAAACTTTCAGGTGGTCAACGACAAAGGATAGATATTGCACGAAGTTTTGTTAAAAATCCGGATATCTTATTGTTAGATGAAGCGACCGCGAACTTGGATAGTGAAAGTGAAAGTAAGATTCAAGAGGCATTAGAAGAATTAATGACTAATAGAACTACCGTTGTTATTGCACACCGCCTTTCTACTATAAGAAAAGCTGATCAAATTGTTTTTATAGATAAGGGGCGCGTGACAGGTGTAGGTAACCATGAAACATTAATTAATACCCATGAAAAATACCAGCAATTTGTAACGACTCAAAATCTAAATAGTAATTAA
- the pbp4 gene encoding penicillin-binding protein PBP4 codes for MRKLILMMVMLFFISTITSPFANAESETPTNIANQYGYKVSDAYQPKGAANIAQTGQILYQYNIDQKWYTASMAKEMTMYLTLLKIKKGDLSLNDKVKITNDHYRMSTLPELSNTKLYPGETYTIKELLQITVSASSNAAALILADKVSGNTSDFTDLMNKKAKEIGMTHTHFVNPTGAENKQLKDFVPKRYKNEDSTMSTTRDFEILSQRAIQDTPSIIDFTKKIAPTQHGVTYYTYNHSLEGADMSLQGTDGLKTGSSDLANYNHTITTKRNDFRITQTIMGAGNYNKFGGEKQRNMMGNAMMNKSFDQYKYVKILSKGEHKINGKKYFVEKDLYDVLPKNATTKDYKFVVKDKKVHIEYNRQFISDKYGPPSVKVKKPLVHQATTIVKTTWDGHPVLTLLGLILIIAACAILIYLLIDFIRRKSNKSK; via the coding sequence ATGAGAAAGTTAATTCTAATGATGGTAATGCTATTCTTTATATCTACAATAACATCACCATTTGCTAATGCCGAAAGTGAAACGCCGACAAATATAGCTAATCAATACGGCTACAAAGTTTCTGATGCTTATCAACCTAAAGGGGCTGCAAATATTGCACAAACTGGTCAAATCTTATATCAATATAATATAGACCAAAAATGGTATACAGCTTCAATGGCTAAAGAAATGACAATGTATTTAACATTATTAAAAATTAAAAAAGGTGATTTATCATTAAATGACAAAGTTAAAATAACTAATGATCATTATAGAATGTCTACATTACCAGAATTAAGTAATACAAAATTATATCCTGGCGAAACATACACAATTAAAGAGTTACTTCAAATTACGGTGTCTGCGTCGAGTAATGCGGCAGCATTAATTTTAGCCGATAAAGTTTCTGGCAATACTTCAGACTTCACAGATTTAATGAATAAAAAAGCTAAAGAAATTGGTATGACGCATACACACTTTGTAAATCCAACTGGGGCCGAAAATAAACAACTTAAAGACTTCGTTCCTAAACGTTATAAAAATGAAGATAGTACGATGTCTACTACTAGAGATTTTGAAATATTATCTCAACGTGCGATTCAAGATACACCATCTATTATTGATTTCACTAAAAAAATCGCTCCAACACAACACGGTGTTACATATTACACATACAACCATTCGTTAGAAGGCGCCGATATGAGCTTACAAGGTACTGATGGTTTAAAAACTGGTTCAAGTGATTTAGCCAATTACAATCACACGATAACTACGAAAAGAAACGACTTTAGAATTACACAAACAATCATGGGTGCTGGTAATTACAATAAATTTGGTGGCGAAAAACAACGTAATATGATGGGTAATGCTATGATGAACAAGTCATTTGACCAATATAAATATGTAAAAATATTGAGCAAAGGCGAACATAAAATTAATGGCAAAAAATACTTTGTAGAAAAGGATTTGTATGATGTATTACCTAAAAATGCTACGACTAAAGATTATAAATTTGTAGTTAAAGATAAAAAAGTTCATATTGAGTATAATCGTCAATTTATTTCTGACAAGTATGGACCTCCTTCGGTCAAAGTTAAGAAACCATTAGTACATCAGGCTACGACAATCGTTAAAACTACATGGGACGGTCATCCTGTATTAACATTATTAGGTCTTATACTTATCATTGCAGCTTGCGCTATACTCATTTATTTATTAATCGACTTTATTAGACGCAAATCAAATAAATCCAAATAA
- the tagD gene encoding glycerol-3-phosphate cytidylyltransferase, translating to MKRVITYGTYDLLHYGHIELLRRAREMGDYLIVALSSDEFNRIKDKKSYYNFEQRKVMLEAIRYVDLVIAEEDWGQKEKDVERFEVDTFVMGHDWEGEFDFLTDKCEVVYLKRTEGISTTQIKKELYGDEAN from the coding sequence ATGAAAAGAGTAATTACTTATGGTACTTATGATTTATTACATTACGGGCATATAGAATTATTAAGAAGAGCTCGAGAAATGGGTGATTATCTAATTGTTGCGTTGTCTTCAGATGAATTCAACCGTATCAAAGATAAGAAATCATATTATAACTTTGAACAACGAAAAGTTATGCTTGAAGCTATTCGCTATGTTGATCTCGTAATTGCTGAAGAAGACTGGGGACAAAAAGAAAAAGATGTAGAACGATTTGAAGTAGATACTTTTGTAATGGGTCATGATTGGGAAGGCGAGTTTGACTTCCTAACAGATAAGTGTGAAGTCGTATATTTAAAACGTACAGAAGGTATTTCAACTACTCAAATTAAAAAAGAATTATATGGTGACGAAGCAAATTAA
- a CDS encoding glycosyltransferase family 2 protein, with product MKIAFIIPVFNAENTIRRAVASIDTKHDYEIICVNDGSTDTTQAVLAQLEKEFKNIKIINQDNKGAAISRNIGLTHVTSDVFMFLDADDQFLPSRIDYMADYYIKDEAVDIVLGQIGRGKDGEWQSIPTHKGLNKFEKVNLAQCPEVLQSIGPGAKMFNAKFANLRFDEDVVFCEEHTFITKAFKKASDIQLLPNIVYAYNEVEGSVTEQRAERFLAYMADAMKVRQRVMEELLLEHVRRYYSYRMDELIVSYLIQAYITTHKNVTQALINNVTNYIKAMQSTDYEGKSLFRIVKVIEQGCSGWTKDLYEEWRTTLHYVGIGRPNYYRFKMEILPHKAKFRGKLKLKKILKR from the coding sequence ATGAAAATAGCCTTCATTATTCCAGTTTTTAACGCTGAAAATACAATTCGACGAGCCGTAGCTTCTATTGATACTAAACATGATTATGAAATTATTTGTGTTAATGATGGCTCGACAGATACTACACAAGCAGTATTAGCACAATTAGAGAAAGAATTTAAAAATATTAAAATTATTAATCAAGACAACAAAGGGGCAGCTATTAGTCGTAATATAGGATTAACACATGTAACAAGCGACGTCTTTATGTTTTTAGATGCTGATGATCAATTTTTACCTAGTAGAATTGATTATATGGCAGATTATTACATTAAAGATGAAGCGGTCGATATTGTGTTAGGTCAAATTGGTAGAGGAAAAGATGGAGAATGGCAAAGTATCCCTACCCATAAAGGGTTAAATAAATTTGAAAAAGTAAATCTTGCACAGTGTCCTGAAGTTTTACAATCAATTGGCCCAGGCGCAAAAATGTTTAATGCTAAATTCGCTAACTTACGTTTTGATGAAGATGTTGTTTTTTGTGAAGAACATACATTCATAACAAAAGCTTTTAAAAAAGCAAGCGACATTCAATTATTGCCTAATATTGTCTATGCATATAATGAGGTAGAAGGCTCTGTTACTGAGCAACGTGCTGAACGCTTTTTAGCATATATGGCTGATGCCATGAAGGTCAGACAACGTGTAATGGAAGAATTATTATTAGAACATGTTAGACGATATTATAGTTATCGAATGGATGAACTTATTGTTAGTTATTTGATTCAAGCATATATAACGACACATAAAAATGTTACGCAAGCGCTTATTAATAATGTTACTAACTATATTAAAGCGATGCAAAGTACTGATTATGAAGGTAAGTCATTGTTTAGAATAGTCAAGGTTATTGAACAAGGTTGCAGTGGATGGACTAAAGATTTATATGAAGAATGGCGCACGACTTTGCATTATGTTGGTATAGGCCGTCCTAATTATTATAGATTTAAAATGGAAATACTACCTCATAAAGCAAAATTTAGAGGCAAGTTGAAATTAAAGAAAATATTAAAAAGATAA